Genomic segment of Arachnia propionica:
CTCCAGCCCGGCCTCTCGGGCGGCGATGGTCTCAAGCGCGGTCGACATCCCGACCAGATCTCCCCCCAGCAGTCCCGCCATTCGCACCTCAGCGGGGGTTTCGTACTGGGGGCCGCGGAACTGCACGTAGACGCCCTCGGGCAGTTCCGGGGCAACGGTGCAGGCCAGGTCGCGCAGCCGACCCGAGTACGCCTCGGTCATGTCTACGAAGGTCGCTCCCCGCAACGGGGTGGCCCCGGTCAGGTTGATGTGGTCGCGGATCAGGACGACGGTGCCCGGCGCCCACGCCGGGTTCAACCCGCCGCAACCGTTGGTGAGAACCAGAGTGGAGGCTCCCCAGGCGGCGACGGTGCGCACCCCGTGGACCACCGGGTCGACCCCCCGGCCCTCGTAGTAGTGGGTGCGGCCCGTCAGGACCGCGGCAGTCCTGCCGCCCGCGGTTCGGACCAGTTTGAGGACACCACCGTGCCCCTTCACGACGGGTTTGCGGAAACCCGGCACCGCGCCGAGCGTGATCTCGCCGAGTCCTTCACCCAACTGATCGGCCCCGGCGGACCAGCCGGAACCCAGCACCAGCGCCAGGTCGATGCGGTCCACGTCGAAACGGGAGTAGAGGAACTCGACTGCTTCGCGCGCCATTTTCTTGGGGTCATCGCTCATGCCCCAAGCGTAGTGGCGGGCGAGCCGAAAGACGCGACTCCCGGCCGTGTCAGCCGGGCCCGCTGACTGGTCGCAGGCCCGGCCGCGCCCGGGGATGCCCCGAGGACGGGGAGTACGGTACGGTGCCGGCGATCAGCGCCTGAGCCAGGCCCTCGCTCGGGCGATGCGTTCGGCAACCTGTTCGGTCGTCGCCT
This window contains:
- a CDS encoding purine-nucleoside phosphorylase, producing MSDDPKKMAREAVEFLYSRFDVDRIDLALVLGSGWSAGADQLGEGLGEITLGAVPGFRKPVVKGHGGVLKLVRTAGGRTAAVLTGRTHYYEGRGVDPVVHGVRTVAAWGASTLVLTNGCGGLNPAWAPGTVVLIRDHINLTGATPLRGATFVDMTEAYSGRLRDLACTVAPELPEGVYVQFRGPQYETPAEVRMAGLLGGDLVGMSTALETIAAREAGLEVLGLSLVTNAAAGLAEAGLDHAEVLQAGRDAGPRLASLLAGIVGVL